The proteins below are encoded in one region of Apium graveolens cultivar Ventura chromosome 4, ASM990537v1, whole genome shotgun sequence:
- the LOC141719579 gene encoding uncharacterized protein LOC141719579 translates to MVAFEVMHYMKRKQRGSDCWMALKLDMSKAYDRVEWLFLEAMLLKLGFDSRVVSLFLKCMSSVLYHITHPGMYFGEIIPEREDAYIFCKANTNSASAILHIPHLFEQASRQHINVNKSSIFFSSNAPAGLRESICQQMQFQEVNDHTRYLDLPNFMGRNKMRVFGYMKEKLQNHVQ, encoded by the exons ATGGTTGCATTTGAAGTCATGCACTACATGAAAAGAAAGCAGCGAGGTAGTGATTGTTGGATGGCTTTGAAACTCGACATGTCTAAAGCCTACGATCGTGTAGAATGGTTGTTTTTAGAGGCTATGTTGCTCAAACTGGGCTTCGACAGCAGGGTGGTGAGTCTATTTCTGAAGTGCATGTCGTCAGTTCTTTATCACATTACACATCCAGGCATGTACTTCGGGGAAATTATTCCAGAACGGG AAGATGCATACATTTTCTGCAAAGCCAATACGAACAGTGCATCCGCTATTCTTCATATCCCGCACCTGTTTGAGCAAGCTTCTAGGCAACATATAAATGTCAATAAATCATCAATCTTTTTCAGTAGTAATGCACCTGCAGGCCTGAGAGAGTCCATCTGTCAACAAATGCAGTTTCAGGAAGTTAATGATCACACTCGCTATTTAGATCTCCCGAACTTTATGGGTAGGAACAAAATGAGGGTGTTTGGCTATATGAAAGAAAAGCTTCAGAATCATGTCCAATGA
- the LOC141719580 gene encoding uncharacterized protein LOC141719580 yields the protein MSTLTTKDLLRSRRVAVDALCPTCNAHVETIFHTLVTCSYAESCWSEAIIHMLATGLYTFPQWLQSVFQQHDKTQATSISMICWMIWKHQNNLVWNQAGIKVKEVVRSSTPILNQWRNVQYKTFNHLMSFTTQGDGAERWHKPQINNIKINTDAAIFEESHRFSYAIVVRDHTGSLIEASSKCRDGRVNPYLAEAFGIKEALIWIISNEYKNVTVETDCLQLVQAIRNSLPSYSYVGQLIQDCRDMLASLISKNICFRFVKRSANRAAHHPGRYNCSLADRVWRMGDVHSEFYNVLLEDSS from the coding sequence ATGAGTACCCTTACAACAAAAGACTTACTGCGAAGTAGAAGAGTGGCAGTGGATGCTCTATGTCCAACCTGTAATGCACATGTCGAAACCATCTTCCATACTCTGGTCACCTGCTCATATGCTGAAAGTTGTTGGTCAGAGGCCATCATTCATATGCTAGCCACGGGCCTATATACCTTCCCACAGTGGCTGCAATCAGTCTTCCAACAACATGATAAAACACAAGCAACCAGTATAAGCATGATTTGCTGGATGATATGGAAACATCAAAATAATCTAGTATGGAACCAAGCAGGCATTAAGGTTAAGGAAGTAGTACGCTCATCAACCCCCATTCTTAATCAATGGAGAAACGTTCAATATAAAACTTTTAATCATCTCATGAGCTTCACAACTCAGGGAGATGGTGCAGAACGTTGGCACAAACCACAGATCAACAATATTAAGATCAATACTGACGCTGCTATTTTCGAAGAATCTCACAGGTTTAGTTATGCTATTGTTGTTCGTGATCATACAGGCTCACTCATTGAAGCCAGTTCTAAGTGCAGAGATGGACGGGTGAACCCATATTTAGCAGAAGCCTTTGGTATTAAGGAAGCACTCATCTGGATCATTAGTAACGAGTACAAAAACGTGACAGTGGAAACAGATTGCTTGCAGCTTGTACAAGCCATACGAAACTCACTCCCATCTTACTCTTACGTGGGACAACTCATTCAAGATTGCCGCGACATGCTAGCAAGTTTAATTAGCAAAAACATATGTTTTCGTTTTGTGAAACGATCTGCGAATAGGGCAGCTCACCATCCAGGGAGATACAACTGTTCCTTAGCTGATCGTGTTTGGAGAATGGGAGATGTCCATTCCGAGTTTTATAATGTACTTTTGGAAGATTCAAGTTAA